The genomic stretch GCCCCGAGGGAGATCATGAGGAATACGAGCGGCCAGGCGATCGTCGGTGCGGCGACCGCGACCTTCCCCAACCGTCCGAGCCAGAGGGTGTCGACGAGGTTGTACACCGTCTGGAACAGGTTGGAGAGCATCACCGGCCAGGCGAGCTGAAGGAGCGCCGGGGTGATCGGCCCGGAGGTCAAATCCCTTCTTCTTCTCATGTGCGCATTGTATCCAAATGGTGATGGATCTTCCCGCACGGCATCTCGATCACCCGCTCCGCTTGAGCCGTCCGGTCCGCTTGGCGTAGCGCTCGACCTTGCGGAAGATCACAAGGCCGACCGCGGTCACCCCGATCCCGGCGCCGATCAGCGTGAACACGGTGGGAAGCAGACTCCCGGTCGACTCGCCGCGCAATAGGCAGCCCCGCATTCCCTCGATCACGTAGGTGGCCGGTGATACGGAGGCGATCGCCTGCAGCCAGCCAGGCAGGGTGGCGACTGGGTAGTACACCCCAGAGATGAGAAGGAGGATCGCCGCCGCTGTGTTCGTCATCTGCGCCCCCCTCTCTGGGTAGAGGAGTGGCAGAACCGCGGCCAGGATCCCCAGCCCGACGAACGAGACGCTCCCGGCGAGCAGTAGCAAGACCGCCCCCCCGATGTTCGCCCCGGAAAGATCGAGTCGGAAGAACGCGGCCACGATCAGAAGGATCACCAGCGTGCGCAGGATCCCGTATCCGATGGCGAACAGGGTCGTCCCCACGAGATGGGTGAGCCGGGAGACCGGGGCCATGAACGTGTACTCGATCGTCCCCTCCCACCGCTCCCAGGCGATCATCTCCGAGATCGAGTAGAAGATCACGGAAAGGTACGACCAGATCAGGGTTCCCACCAGGAGGTAGGTGATGATGTATTGTGTATCCAAGGTCTCTCCGCTGATCCGCTCCATCCCGGCTCCGATGTAGGTGACGGCGAGGGAGTTGACGAGGGAGGAGATCAGCCAGACGATCTCCCATCCCCAGTAGCGCTTGGTCAGGTTGATGTTGCGCTCGACGAACGCGTACGCCCCGCGCAGCTCGCGGATCATCCAGTTCATTCCACGACCTCCTTCTCAGCAAGCGGGTGGCCAGTGAGCTCGAGGAATACCTCTTCCAGTGTGGGGGGTTGTCCGTTCCTCCATCCGACCTTGGTCTTCAGCCCGGCCGGGGTATCGAGGGCGATGATCTTCCCCTCGTCGATGACCGCGATCCGATCGCAGAGCCGATCCGCCTCCTCCATGTCGTGGGTAGTGAGGAGGACCGTTGCGTCGTGCTCGGCCCGGATCTCGCGCACGAACGCCTGTACGTCGCGCTTAGAGTGGGGATCGAGCCCGGTCGTTGGCTCATCGAGGAGCAGGAGGGTGGGTGAGGTCAAAAATCCGCGCGCAA from Candidatus Bipolaricaulota bacterium encodes the following:
- a CDS encoding ABC transporter permease, translating into MNWMIRELRGAYAFVERNINLTKRYWGWEIVWLISSLVNSLAVTYIGAGMERISGETLDTQYIITYLLVGTLIWSYLSVIFYSISEMIAWERWEGTIEYTFMAPVSRLTHLVGTTLFAIGYGILRTLVILLIVAAFFRLDLSGANIGGAVLLLLAGSVSFVGLGILAAVLPLLYPERGAQMTNTAAAILLLISGVYYPVATLPGWLQAIASVSPATYVIEGMRGCLLRGESTGSLLPTVFTLIGAGIGVTAVGLVIFRKVERYAKRTGRLKRSG